CGCGCCGGTTCGCTCTTCCAGGGCTGCACGCGCCAGATCGTGCCCAACGGCTCGGTCTTCACCACCATCACGATGGTCATCACGATGACCGCCGGTACGGCCCTGGTCATGTGGCTCGGCGAGATGGTGACCGACCGCGGTATCGGCAACGGCATGTCGATCCTGATGTTCATCTCGATCGCCGCCCGCTTTCCGGGCGCGCTGTGGCAGGTCAAGCTCCAGGGCAAGCTCGCCGGCGGCTGGATCGAGTTCTTCGCGGTGATCCTGGTGGGCCTGGCGATGGTCGCCCTGGTGGTCTTCGTCGAGCAGGCCCAGCGGCGCATACCGGTGCAGTACGCGAAGCGTATGATCGGGCGCCGGTCGTACGGCGGTACGTCCACGTACATCCCGCTCAAGGTGAACCAGGCGGGTGTGATTCCCGTCATCTTCGCGTCATCGCTGCTCTCCATCCCGGCGCTCATCGCGCAGTTCAGCGGGTCGAAGGCGGCATGGGCGACCTGGATCGCCACCACCTTCACCAAGGGAGACCACCCCGTTTACCTCGCCGCGTACGTCTTGTTGATCGTGTTCTTCGCCTTCTTCTACGTGGCCATCAGCTTCAACCCCGAAGAAGTCGCCGACAACATGAAGAAGCACGGTGGCTTCGTCCCGGGCATCCGGGCCGGTCGCCCGACGGCCGAGTACCTCAGCTACGTGCTCAACCGCATCACGTGGCCGGGCTCGCTGTACCTGGGGCTGATCGCGCTCGTACCAACAATGGAGTTGGTGCTGTTCAACGCGAACCAGAACTTCCCCTTCGGCGGGACAAGCATCCTCATCATCGTGAGTGTGGGCCTGGAGACCGTGAAGCAGATCGAGAGCCAGCTTCAGCAGCGCAACTACGAAGGGTTCCTCCGCTGATGCGAATCGTCCTCGTCGGACCCCCGGGGGGCGGCAAGGGTACCCGGGCCGCGTACCTCGCCAAGAACCTCGCGCGATCCCAGAGGCTCATCCCCGCCCTGAAGAAGGTGCGCATCCGCCTGCCCGTCGGCCGTCCGCACACCCGGCCCGCTGCTGTGGCCGGAGCAATCCACATCCAGCCGAAAGTGGTGTGCGCGGGAGGCAGACCGACCTCGGCCCGCATCAACGCAGCGCTGCTCGGGCGCCGCTGCCAGTCTCGATGCTCTGTCGCGGCTCCTACATGAGCCAGTGACCACATCGTTCCCACGCGACACGCACCGCATCGCCGTGCGTCGCTTGGAGCGGGTTTCCGCGGCTGATCCCCTCCCAGACCCCCTCATCTGGCTCCATCCCCCCTCCCCTGCCCGCCGCTCGGTGGCTCTTGTAGGGGTGAGGGTTGCACTTGCCGGCCAGGTGCGCCACGCCGTGGGGAGATATGAGGATCACGGCGTACCGCGGCGGTGCCATTCCCGTGCGAACTCCCCCTACTCCTCCAGCCGTTGCGCCGTTGACAGACCTCGGAGAGAGGCCGCCACGCCGGCCGAGGCCACGGATCTTGCCGCCGTCGCTCCCCGCTCCAGCCCGTGCCCTCTGCGTGCCTAACGGGCGGTAAATCACGGTCAATGCTGGTGCCCGCTGCCCCTCCCCGCTGCACCCACAGCCCGCGTTTACGCAGGTCAGCATGTCAATGGCTGTCACGAGCACCCTTGATTCCCAAGCTCAGAGCGCGGGTTCGATTCCCGTCATCCGCTCCATAGTTGAGGCCCAGGTCGGCGACCTGGGCCTTTTTCGTCGTCCGGGCCAGTTCAGGCGTCCCGCACCGGATCCGCACCACTTCCCCCTCATTCGACTGGAGGGAGCGCGGTCGCGACGTTCAGGCGGTCCCGCCTGCCCTGGCGACTGCTCGCCGTCAGGCCGCGCAACGGGCGAAAGCCTGCACCCTGCCGGATTGGTTCGCCTCGTTCTCGAATCGAATCTTCCACCGTCTGTCGCTCACCGCACGGTTGCCCGTCACGTCGATGCTGGCGGAGGACACGAGCCAGCCACCACTGACGGCAAAGGTGCCCCTAGGGCAGGTGACAGTGACGATCTCGGTCTGGTTGGCCCCGATGGACCGGACCGGGCTCTCTGCGGTGACGACGCGGGGGTGGGCGGTTTCGTCATCGGCCAGTGCGGGGGACGCCAGGCTGACGGCCAACGCGGGTGCAGCGGCCAGGGCGAGGAGCTTGGTGCGGGACATGCTTTGACCTCTCTGAGTGGTTCGTGCGTTCTCTACGAATCGAACGCACCAGCCCAGGCTAGGAATGAGGCGGACGGAACCGCCATCCGATGCGCCCCATTAGAGTGAGGGAACGCGCACCATCGGTTACTGATCGTGGTGGCGCTGCCCGCGAATCCGACCTCCAACTGACCAATGCCGCGGCCCTGTTGACCAGGGATCAGCGACCGGCGCGCCCATAGGTCGCATCGAAGGGTGCAACAGCTCCCCTCAGGCCGTCTGCGGGCCGAGGGGACAGTTCCCCTCGGGCCGTCTACGGGCCGTGAAAAGGGCATACAAGGGCACTCAAGGGCGACCAACGCCGGCCACCGATGACAGCTCCATCGCAGGCCAGAGCATTGATCGATCACATGACCACGGAGCACAGAGGCGGCGCGTCACCTCTGCCGTTTCGAGACGCTCTGTGACGGTGGGGCCGATGCGGATGCCGCTGGCACGAGCACACCGGCACAGGCCAGACGTCCTGACACGAGCAGTGATCACTAACCGGGCGCGGGGCTTCCTCGGACCGGTGTCGCGAAGCGGGCGATGCGAGCGAGAGCCACCAGCATCCCCCTCAAGATCCGAGTGGTTGGCGCGGCCGCGCGTGCCGTGCGCCATGTCCGCCCGAAGGTGGACCGCCGGAACGGCTTGCCCGTCTCCGCCACGAGCAGCTCGGCCTCATCCGTTCGCGCGGCTTGTTTGCGGGACGTGAGTGAGGCGTTTCCGGAACGTCAGTGGCCCCGGGAAAAGTGGTGTCCACACCGCGGGAACGGCCAAAGGGACCGGCCAGAGGAAACTCCCGCACGAAGCACAGGGGGAACCTGATCATGCGTACTTCCCGGATTCGTACCGCCACCCTGGCCGCCGTCACCGCCGCGCTGGCGCTGGGCCTGACCGCCTGCGGCGGCGCCGAGGGCAGCTCGAAGGCGGCGGGCGGCGACAACGCCGCCGGTAGCGCGCAGAGCCGGTCCGCGTCCAACGGGGACGGCAAGGGCGGCGCGGAGCAGGCCGAGAGCGGCGGTAACGCCAAGGAGGGCGCGCGCTCCGCCCCGGGCGGGACGGGCGAGGCCGCGAGCAAGGGCACGACGGCCGGCGCCCAGCAGTGCCGCGGCGACGAGATGCTGCTCACCGCGGTGCACCGGTTCGCCGGGCAGCAGGGCGACCACCTGCTGGTCACCGCGTCGAACAAGGGCACCAAGCCCTGCTGGGTCACCTCGTACCCGACCGTGAAGCTCGGCGACGTCGACAGCGCCGCACTGCCGCACTCGAAGAAGGACAACCCGGGCGGCGACAAGCACATCACGCTCCAGCCCGGCGGCAAGGCATACAGCGCGGTGAACCTCTTCGACTACGGCTCGAAGAACCACACGGCGCAGTCGTTCGCCCTCGCGCTGCGCGGCGCGGACGGTCACGACGGCCCCTCCTACTCGGTCGACATCCAGGGCGAGAAGACGCAGTTCAGCTGGAGCGAGGCCGACGTGCTGAACTGGAGCACCAAGAAGCCGTACAACTTCTGACGGCCCGTCGGCCAGTGGCGCGTCACCGCCTTCCCCCGGGCCCGTCTACGGCCGGAGCTCGCAAGGCTCCCCGGCTCCCCGGCGGCTCGGCGACTCGGTGACTCGGCGACTCGGTGACTCGGTGACTCGGTGACTCGGTGACTCGGTGAGATCACCGGAAACTGCCCTTGGACCCCGGTCGTCCCCCTGCCCACTCACACGCTCAACTGGCCGACTACTCCGCTCAGTCACCGTTGATTCCCAAGCTCAGAGCGCGGCTTCGATTCCCGTCACCCGCTCCATAGTTGAGGCCCAGGTCGGAGACCTGGGCCTTCTTCTTTGCCTGAATGCCTCGGAGTCGCGCGCCATGTGCGTGCCATCCGCAGCCACAAGTGCCGTAGTGGTGCGCCAGATTGGGTCCTACTCGGACGCCGCCGCCGTCTCGGCGGTCGCGAAAATCCGGTCGAGATGGTGCCGGAGCACCGCGATGACCGACTCCGGACTCCGCTGGCCCACGAGGATGCTGGTGCCCATGGTCGCCGTCATCGCGAGCAGGCTGATCGCCTCCGTGCGCGCGTCGAGCCCGGGAGCGGCCAGACCTGACGCCTGGGCCTCTTCGAGCAGGCCGGTCAGGGCGTTCTCGGCGGCGTCGGGGTTGTCGATGAAGGGCTGGGCGGCCAGTGCGTCGTCGGTCACGGCCAGGATCGAGTAGGAGCTGTAGAGGAGGTGGAAGGTGCGGCTCTCCTCATCGGTCGGGAGGGAGGCAAGCAGCAGCGCCTCGCTGGTCGCGCGGGGGCCCGGGTTCGGACCGGCGGCGCGGAGGCGAGCGCCCACCCGCGCGGTGAAGCGGTCGGTCAGGTGCTGGAGCCCGTAGAAGAGCAGCTTCTCCTTGGTCTCGAAGTAGTACTGCACGAGTCGGAGGGATACGCCGGCCTCCGCGGCCACGTCGCGCATGCCGACGGCGTGCAGTCCTCGACGCCCCGCGACCTGGATGAGCGCCTCGGCGATCTGGGCGCGCCGTTCCTCGTGGTCCACGCGCTTTGGCATGTGCCGGTGTCTCCGCCCGTCGGTGTCGGGTTCGCGGTCCGGCTCTTCCCGGACCTCTTTATGGTACCGCCGTACCATCGTCATGGTACGGTCGTATCACGAAGAACGGATCTCCCCGGAGGTGCCCCCGTGCCCGAGAACACGACCCGTGTGCGCCGCGATGTCGGCCGCTACGTGAACGACGAGCTGCGCGACCGCTACTTCGCCGCCTGCGACGCCGTCTACGCGATGGGTGCGCCCGCCCGCTCCGAGACGGACGTCGAGACCAGCTTCGGCACCACGCACGTCTACCGGTACGGCCCCACGGATCCGGCAGCCGAGTCCCGTACGCCGGTGGTCCTGATCCACGGCGCGGGCTACTGCTCGGCGATGTGGTACCCCAACACCCCCGCGCTCAGCGCCGAACGGCCCGTCTACGCGCTCGACACCCCTGGCGACGCCGGGCGCAGCGTCCACCGCGAGCCCATGTGGCAGCCGGAGCACGCCACCCAGTGGCTCGACGAGGCGCTCGACGCCCTCGGCCTCGACCGGGTCCACCTGGTCGGCTCCTCGTACGGCGGCTGGCTGGTGCTCAACATGGCCCACCGCCGGCCCGGACGGCTCGCGTCGGTCACCGCCCTCGACCCCGGCGGCCTGGAGAAGGTGGGCCTGCGCTTCTTCGCCTGGGTCTTCGTCAGTCTCTTCGCCAGCTTCGCCCCCAAGGCGCTGCGCCCGCGCCTCGCCTCCTGGCTGGAGCAACCGGTCATCGCCGTTCCCGAGTTGCGGACGTGGATCCAGGCGGGCGCGCGCGCCTTCCGGATCCGCCGCCCCGCGCCGCTGCCGCTGACCGAGGACGCGCTGCGCTCCATCCGGACCCCGCTCTACCTCGTCATGGGCAAGCGCAGCCTGCTGGTACACCCGCAGCGGCAGCTGGAACGGGTGCCGCGGCTGATCCCCGGAGCCCGTGCCGAGATCATCGCCGCTACGGGCCACGGCCCGCAGATCGACCACCCCGACGTGGTCAACGCCCGGATGCTGAGCTTCATGGAGGACGTCGACTCCCTCGACCCGGCCGAGGTCGACGGCGTGGTCGACGCGTAAGACCTGCGGCTGGGAAGACTCCGGTACTGCCGGACCGGAGGCTGCACACCGCAGCCTCCGCCACCGAGCTTGCCGACCACCTCACGTGCAGAGCCATGACGGCGTATAGCAGTTCCAGCCCAAAGTCGTTGCGTCTGCCTCGTTTTGCGAAACCTCGAGTGGTGTCCCACGCATCGCACTAATCTTTCAACGTGACTAACGCACAGCCCATTGGGTTCTGGAGCTACACCCATCGCGATGACCATTTGGATGGCGGCCGCATCGTACGACTGTCCGAGCAGATCGCCAATGCGTTCGAAATCATCACAGGCGATCCTCTCGAAATCTTTCTCGACAAGAAGTCACTCGAGTGGGGCGATGCCTGGCGAATGCGACTGGACTCCGTCCTTACCGGCACCACCTTCCTCATTCCGATCGTGACGCCCAAGTTCCTGATGAGCCAGGAATGCAGGCGCGAAGTCATCACATTTGCGGGACACGCTGCCAGCCTCAGCCTGGATGAGCTTTTATTGCCAATCCACTACGTGAACGTGCCTCAACTGACGCAAGAGGCTGAGGATCACCCAGCCGACGAGGTTGTGGAACTCATCTCGAAGCGACAATGGGTAGATTGGCGCGAGCTCCGCCTGGAGGACGAAGATTCTCCAGCGTATCGAAAAGCAGTCCACGAGCTCGCTCGGCGACTTGCTGAAATCCTCGACACAGCGCCTCCCGCCCAGCCCGTAGAGCTCGCTCCACTGAATCAGGTCGAGGAAGAACCGCCTGGCTTCATTGAGATCATGGCGGAAATGGAGGAAGCCCTCCCCGCCTGGTACGAAACCGTCCAGCAGTTCGCGGAGATCATTGCCAGCATTGGCGAGGAGTCGAATTGGGCGGCAGTAGAAATCGCCGCATCCGACGCCAGAGGCGGAGGATTCACCGGTCGCATGCGCGTAGCAGAAGAACTGGCCACGCGACTTGCCGAGCCGGCGGAGAAGGCCGACGCCCTCGGGTCGAAGTATTGGACCGAGCTGGCCGCTATCGACCCAGGCGTCATTGGCATCATCAGGCGCGCTTCGGAAGAAGACATCCCTCTCGAAGACAGAGAGGCTGCTCGCTCATTCTTTAAAGAGATCAAGGAACTGGCGGGCGTCACCACAACGACCACCG
This Streptomyces decoyicus DNA region includes the following protein-coding sequences:
- the secY gene encoding preprotein translocase subunit SecY, which translates into the protein MLTAFARAFKTPDLRKKLLFTLGIIVLYQVGAHIPVPGVKYANVEFCMERTHANSGLFGLVNMFSGGALLQVTIFALGIMPYITASIILQLLTVVIPQLEALKKEGQSGQAKITQYTRYLTVALAALEGTALVVAARAGSLFQGCTRQIVPNGSVFTTITMVITMTAGTALVMWLGEMVTDRGIGNGMSILMFISIAARFPGALWQVKLQGKLAGGWIEFFAVILVGLAMVALVVFVEQAQRRIPVQYAKRMIGRRSYGGTSTYIPLKVNQAGVIPVIFASSLLSIPALIAQFSGSKAAWATWIATTFTKGDHPVYLAAYVLLIVFFAFFYVAISFNPEEVADNMKKHGGFVPGIRAGRPTAEYLSYVLNRITWPGSLYLGLIALVPTMELVLFNANQNFPFGGTSILIIVSVGLETVKQIESQLQQRNYEGFLR
- a CDS encoding DUF4232 domain-containing protein, whose translation is MRTSRIRTATLAAVTAALALGLTACGGAEGSSKAAGGDNAAGSAQSRSASNGDGKGGAEQAESGGNAKEGARSAPGGTGEAASKGTTAGAQQCRGDEMLLTAVHRFAGQQGDHLLVTASNKGTKPCWVTSYPTVKLGDVDSAALPHSKKDNPGGDKHITLQPGGKAYSAVNLFDYGSKNHTAQSFALALRGADGHDGPSYSVDIQGEKTQFSWSEADVLNWSTKKPYNF
- a CDS encoding TetR/AcrR family transcriptional regulator produces the protein MPKRVDHEERRAQIAEALIQVAGRRGLHAVGMRDVAAEAGVSLRLVQYYFETKEKLLFYGLQHLTDRFTARVGARLRAAGPNPGPRATSEALLLASLPTDEESRTFHLLYSSYSILAVTDDALAAQPFIDNPDAAENALTGLLEEAQASGLAAPGLDARTEAISLLAMTATMGTSILVGQRSPESVIAVLRHHLDRIFATAETAAASE
- a CDS encoding alpha/beta fold hydrolase, with amino-acid sequence MPENTTRVRRDVGRYVNDELRDRYFAACDAVYAMGAPARSETDVETSFGTTHVYRYGPTDPAAESRTPVVLIHGAGYCSAMWYPNTPALSAERPVYALDTPGDAGRSVHREPMWQPEHATQWLDEALDALGLDRVHLVGSSYGGWLVLNMAHRRPGRLASVTALDPGGLEKVGLRFFAWVFVSLFASFAPKALRPRLASWLEQPVIAVPELRTWIQAGARAFRIRRPAPLPLTEDALRSIRTPLYLVMGKRSLLVHPQRQLERVPRLIPGARAEIIAATGHGPQIDHPDVVNARMLSFMEDVDSLDPAEVDGVVDA
- a CDS encoding toll/interleukin-1 receptor domain-containing protein → MTNAQPIGFWSYTHRDDHLDGGRIVRLSEQIANAFEIITGDPLEIFLDKKSLEWGDAWRMRLDSVLTGTTFLIPIVTPKFLMSQECRREVITFAGHAASLSLDELLLPIHYVNVPQLTQEAEDHPADEVVELISKRQWVDWRELRLEDEDSPAYRKAVHELARRLAEILDTAPPAQPVELAPLNQVEEEPPGFIEIMAEMEEALPAWYETVQQFAEIIASIGEESNWAAVEIAASDARGGGFTGRMRVAEELATRLAEPAEKADALGSKYWTELAAIDPGVIGIIRRASEEDIPLEDREAARSFFKEIKELAGVTTTTTAQLKEFSNSIGGAAQGSRRLRPKFRTIQAAVQKVIDSQTIINEWSRMADDVDLGDDDQH